The nucleotide window CGTTGACGGCGATCGCGGTACCGAAGTCCGAGGCGGAGAACCCGTCCGTCCCCATGGCGACCGGCAGGCCGACGTACCCCTGCTGGAAGATGAGGGCGATCACGAACGACAGCCCGACGACGCTCATGAACCGGCCGTCCCGCAGCACGGTGGAGAGCCTGACCTCGTCCTGCGCGCCGCCCTTCGCACCGGGTGCGACGCGCACCTTCTCCGGCCGCGACTCGGGCACCTTCATGAAGACCAGGACGGCGCAGACCAGCGTCATCAGGGCCTCACCGATGAACCCGGCGAGGTAGCTGTACTCGGCGATGAACCCGGCACCGGCGGACGAGATCGCGAACCCGAGGTTGATGGCCCAGTAGTTGAGGGAAAACGCCCGTACCCGGTCCTTCTCCGGGACGATGTCGGCCATCATCGCCTGCACGGCGGGGCGTGAGGCGTTGCTCGCCATGCCGACGAGGAACGCGACCCCGGCGATGGCGACCGGGTGGACCATGAAGCCGAGCAGCGCCACGGACAGCGCGGTCGACACCTGCGCGATCAGCATCGTGGGCCGGCGCCCCAGTCGGTCCGTCATCACCCCGGCGCCGAGCGAGGAGACGACCCCGCCGAGCCCGTGGAGCGCGGCGACGAGACCGGCGTACGACGCGGAGTAGCCCCGGTCCAGGGTCAGATAGAGCGCCATGAAGGTGGCGACGAACGCCCCGAGGCGGTTGATGAGGGTGCTCGTCCACAGCCACCAGAACTCCTTGGGGAGACCGGAGACCGTCTCGCGGGCGGCCCTTCTGAGACCGTCGACAGACATGCGGATTTCCCCCCTGGGACGTACGGAACCTGCATGGACCGTAAGTGGTCCGTCAGCACTCCGGATATTACGAAGCCAGGTTTCACGTCCGCCAGTGGATTGACGTCTCCCGTCAATCGGCGCGCCCCGCACCTCTCCTGCGACCCCTGTCCGCCCCGTGGGCGGGCGCGCGCGGGCCACACGGGTTCGATTACGCTCGGCCCCATGGCCGACGCACCGTACAAGCTGATCCTCCTCCGCCACGGCGAGAGCGAATGGAACGCGAAGAACCTGTTCACCGGTTGGGTGGACGTAGACCTCACCGACAAGGGCGAGAAGGAGGCGGTCCGCGGCGGTGAGCTGCTCAAGGACGCCGGCCTGCTCCCCGACGTCGTACACACCTCGCTCCAGAAGCGCGCGATCCGCACCGCCCAGCTCGGGCTGGAAGCCGCGGACCGCCACTGGATCCCGGTGCACCGCTCCTGGCGCCTGAACGAGCGCCACTACGGCGCCCTCCAGGGCAAGGACAAGGCGCAGACCCTCGCCGAGTTCGGCGAGGAGCAGTTCATGCTCTGGCGCCGCTCGTACGACACCCCGCCGCCGCCCCTCGAGGACGGCGCGGAGTTCTCGCAGTCCGACGACGCGCGCTACGCGACGATCCCGAGCGAGCTCCGCCCGCGCACGGAGTGCCTCAAGGACGTCGTCGAGCGCATGCTGCCGTACTGGTACGACGGCATCGTCCCCGACCTCCTCGACGGCAAGACGGTCCTGGTCGCCGCCCACGGCAACAGCCTCCGCGGCCTGGTCAAGCACCTGGACGGCATCTCCGACGAGAAGATCTCGGGCCTCAACATCCCGACGGGCATCCCGCTCGCCTACGAGCTGGACGCCGACTTCCGCCCCCTGAAGCCGGGCGGCACGTACCTGGACCCGGACGCGGCCCAGGCGGCGATCGAGGCAGTGAAGAACCAGGGCAAGAAGAAGTAAGCAGAGCCGAAGAAGCCCCCTGCCTGCGGTTTCGCCGCGAGCAGGGGGCTTTTTCGTTGTACGGGGGCGGGGAGGGTACGGATATGGGCGCGGGCGCGGGAGGCTGCGCACCCCGCTACGCGGTGGCTGCTGTCCTGGGGCCCGGGATTCCCTTTGCCGAGGCGATCACGGCGGTGACGACGGCGGTCACGACGAAACTGCCGATCGCCACCAACCCCACGCCGATCATGAACAGGCCGCTGGAGTCGTCCGACCAGTCGTAGAAGGCGGCAACGGTCAGACCGGCCGTGGTGCCGAGCACCGCGCCCGCGAAGTAGCGCTTGGACGTCGCCCAGTACACGGCGGCCAGCAGGGTCAGTACCAGGCCGATCACCTGCCACGCCTCGTACGGGCCGGTCGTCGAACCGTCGGGCTGGACATCGCGGTGCTGGTCCCAGCCGAGCCAGGCGGCCCAGACCGCCGCCGTCGCCACGGCCATGAGGAGAACGGCCCCGAGCTGGGCAAGCAGATTCATTCGTCGCTGTCGCATGGGACCAGCGTCCCGCCTGACCCCGGGTACGGAACAGAGTGCGCGTACTCAGTACTGCCTGGTACCTGGTGTACCTGGTGACTATCCCGCAGTCGATCCTGCGGGCGCGGGGGCCGGAATTCGCCTTGTGGGGAAGGTGCGGCTGCTCCTTAATGGGGCTTCACCGCGCAGCGGTTCCGTCTCAGGGGGAAGCATGGAAACCAACGAGCCACCGACACCGCCGCCCACGCCACCACCGAGACCGGCCTCCGCGCCGCCACGCACTCCGCCGACGCCGCGGCCCTGGACGACTCCGAGGGCTCCGGTTCTGCCTCCGGGTGCCACCTCGGTCGGGATGCCGGTGCCGCTCGATCTGGTGGTCACCAAGAGGCTCTTGTGGGTGGCGGGCGCCGCGTACCCGCTCCAGAACGTGGCCCGTGTCTACACCTTCGTGCTTCACCCCCGGCGCGGCGAGGCCGTGGCCCGCTTCTTCAAGCGGTCGACCCTCGCGGTGCTGGTGGCGATGGCCTTCACGGTGTTCGGCGGTATGGCCGGCTACCTCGCGCGGGGTGAGGAGGGGTTCGAAGGGATCATCACCTTCGTCTGGGTCGCGACGGTGGCCGCACTGGTCTTCTTCCTCGCCGACATGCTCGTCGTCGCGACCGCGTCCTCCCACTTCGTCATGGCGGTCGAGTCGAACGGCCGGTCGACCGCCCTCGTCACGGGCGATCCGGCCCATCTCAACCAGCTCGTCCAGCAGATCGCCCACGCCATCGAGAATCCGGAGACGGAGCTCAGCGTGCGTGTGGAGAAGCTGACGATCAGCAATCCGAGCAACTACTACTTCGGCGATGCCGTGAACATGTATGGCGGCCAGGGCAACGTGGGGATGTCAGGGCTATGAGCGGAGACGTCTACCACGGCAAGGTCGTCAACATGCATGGCGGCCAGGGCAACACCGGAATGATCAACTACGGCTCGGACCCGGTGGGATCGACGCCGCCCGACCCCGCCCTCGAACAGGCGGTGCGCGAACTGGTCGCCCTGCTCACGGACTTGCGGGCATGTGTCGCCCCGGCGACCGCGCAGCACATCGACGCCTCACTTCCGGCGATCACGGCCGACCCCGCGGTCCCCCCGGAGGAGCGGCACAGCGCGCTGCTGACCGTCGCCGGGATCGCCGCCACCGCGGGTGCGCTCGGGCAGCCCGTTCTCGATGCGGCCCGGGCGCTGATCGAACTCATCGCCGCCTGAGGAGAGTGGTCGAACACCTCGCCTTCCGAGGGGCGTAGGGGCGTCACGGGCGGCGCCGAGGACCGCGTCCGCCGCGGCCTCCGGGAGGTGGGACACCACCGCCGTGGCGCCGCCCCAGGGTCTCGCGTACCGCTTCCGCGTCGTCCGGCAGGCCGGACGGGGGCATGCCGGCTGAACACCGCCGCGCCGAGAGAGCCGAGGACGGCCATGCCGGGTGAGCCGCCCAGTTCCTGGCCCGAGTGGATGGCGTCCAACGAGCCGCGCATGGACGAGATTCGGACATCCGGGGCCTATCCGGTCCTCTCGACCCGCTTCGGAACCGATCCGCTCGACCTGGAACCGGGAATCCTCTTCGAGTTCGGTCTCGAACACGTCCTGGGCGGCGTTCTGGTGCTCACCGAACGGTCCGCGACCCTATGATCGTGCGGATCGTGGACTGTCCCTCGCACACGAGACCGTCCCTGACACACGCGTCGACACACGCGAACGGGCGTGGAGAGCAAGGAGATCGGGGAGAACGATCATGGGTGAGCCTCTGAAGACCTTCGTCGGCGGCGCCGAAGTCGACGTGCCCAACAGCATCCCGGCCATCCGCATCGCCCTGCCCGAGGCCAGACGCACGGAGTTCGACCATGCGATCAACCAGGCCGGGGTGGATGAGATCCACGCGGTCATGCGGCACTGGATGCTGGAGGCGGTGCCCGACCCCGAGGCCGAGGGCATCCTGGTCCGGCTGGCGCAGGACGAGGCCGAGAGGCGGCAGATCTCTTGAGCCGGCACCGCAAGGACCGCGGCCGGCCGGGTGCCGGAGCGTTCCGCATCTCCTACGCGCCGCCCGCGGACGACACCCTCGCGAAGATGCGGGACGGCGATCCGTTCCGGGAGGCGATGGCCCGCACGCTGGGCCGCGATCCGTACGGACACGGGTCGTGCGCCGTGAAGAGCGAGCGCGACCGCCGCGAGGCGACGGTACTCGGGGCCATCGTCCTCTACTACGTCTCCGGATCGGTCCTGACCGTCACCGTGGTGCGGCTCGTGCCGCTGCCCTGAGCGGTGGGCCGCGGCGCCGGAACGCGCTGCGCGCCCCACCGTTCGGCAGGGCGCGCAGCGTGTGAGCGGGGGCGGGATCAGGCGAGCTTCGCCACCTGGGCCGCCACCACGGCCGCGGGCAGCTCGATGGTGCCCTTGCCGCTCATCGCCGCGAGGTTGAACGACGTGAGCGTGCCGACTGTGCCGCCCTGGCGCAGCGCCACGAGGGTCAGCTGCATGGTCTCGCCGTCCTGCTCGGCCGCCAGCGTCCAGGCGAGGGCCTCGTCGCCGCCCGATACCTTCTCCTCCGTGATCTTGGTGACCTTCTGCGTCTCGCCGGCCATGGTGATGCTGAAACCGCCGGCGCAGTCGGTCGCGGCCTTGCGGAGGGCGGCGATGTTGCCCTCGGCGGTTGCGCCGTCGTAGGAGGCCAGCGACAGCAGCGTGGACGTCACGTCGAAAGCCGACGCGAGCGCGTCCTCGGCGTCTCCCTCGGTGACGTCACCGGCGTCGGCCTCGGGCTCGCTGACCACGCTGCGCTTGGTGGTGGCGACCGGCTTGCCCTCTTCCGCGCCGTAGAACGCGCGGGCCAGGGGTGCGCACTCCTCCTTGTCGGAGGAGACGTCGGCGGCGGCGACGTTGTCCTTGGCGCCGGCCTTCGCGATCTTGTGGGCCTTGACGTCGCCCTGGACCAGCGACACCTTCTCCAGTTCGGCGGCGGTCAGTGCCTTGACTGCCGGCTTCCCCGCGGCGCCCTCCTTGGCGCCCTCCTTGACCTCGTCACCCTTGCTGGAATCGGAGCCTCCGCATGCCGTGGCCAGCAGGGCCAGGGTCGCCACGGAAGCGGCGAGGGCGGTACGGCGTACGGCGGTGGCGCGCATGGTTCTTCTCTCCGTCTCAGGGAACAACGCCCCTTGCCCGGTGCGGAAGTTGCGCGCGCTCGGGATGGGTCGTCGCAGTGCGTCACACTCTAGATTCGCAAGCGCGTCCGA belongs to Streptomyces finlayi and includes:
- a CDS encoding phosphoglyceromutase, which gives rise to MADAPYKLILLRHGESEWNAKNLFTGWVDVDLTDKGEKEAVRGGELLKDAGLLPDVVHTSLQKRAIRTAQLGLEAADRHWIPVHRSWRLNERHYGALQGKDKAQTLAEFGEEQFMLWRRSYDTPPPPLEDGAEFSQSDDARYATIPSELRPRTECLKDVVERMLPYWYDGIVPDLLDGKTVLVAAHGNSLRGLVKHLDGISDEKISGLNIPTGIPLAYELDADFRPLKPGGTYLDPDAAQAAIEAVKNQGKKK
- a CDS encoding MDR family MFS transporter, with product MSVDGLRRAARETVSGLPKEFWWLWTSTLINRLGAFVATFMALYLTLDRGYSASYAGLVAALHGLGGVVSSLGAGVMTDRLGRRPTMLIAQVSTALSVALLGFMVHPVAIAGVAFLVGMASNASRPAVQAMMADIVPEKDRVRAFSLNYWAINLGFAISSAGAGFIAEYSYLAGFIGEALMTLVCAVLVFMKVPESRPEKVRVAPGAKGGAQDEVRLSTVLRDGRFMSVVGLSFVIALIFQQGYVGLPVAMGTDGFSASDFGTAIAVNGVLIVALQIPVTRFIQYRDPRKLLIISSLLAGYGFGLTAFAGSIAAYALTVCVWTLAEIVNAPTQTGLVVQLSPAQGRGRYQGMYTMSWSAAALVAPLMSGFVIDRYGAEWLWGACAVLGTVAAAGYWLLTRNLPQEYAAGEVTVVESGSPTAATAKAELPTG
- a CDS encoding DUF6232 family protein — translated: MPVPLDLVVTKRLLWVAGAAYPLQNVARVYTFVLHPRRGEAVARFFKRSTLAVLVAMAFTVFGGMAGYLARGEEGFEGIITFVWVATVAALVFFLADMLVVATASSHFVMAVESNGRSTALVTGDPAHLNQLVQQIAHAIENPETELSVRVEKLTISNPSNYYFGDAVNMYGGQGNVGMSGL